One genomic segment of Dysosmobacter sp. Marseille-Q4140 includes these proteins:
- a CDS encoding GntP family permease, translating to MNILFLLLAIALFIALVLKNVPIVIAAILSSIFLLLTRRMGLYEGITAPYMTGFGNYVRDFFLLFMLGALFGKLVEISGAANSFSTFIFRAFGDRFAIVGLIIMGIILTLDSVNLFVAMFTMHPLAMFRKADIPRKFFPAASFAGCVGVP from the coding sequence ATGAACATTCTGTTTTTATTGCTGGCTATTGCGCTGTTCATCGCGCTGGTTTTGAAAAACGTCCCCATTGTCATTGCCGCCATCCTGTCATCCATCTTCCTGCTGCTGACCCGGCGGATGGGATTGTATGAGGGCATCACTGCCCCCTATATGACAGGCTTCGGGAACTACGTGCGGGACTTCTTCCTGCTGTTTATGCTGGGCGCGCTCTTCGGAAAGCTGGTGGAGATCAGCGGCGCGGCCAACAGCTTTTCCACCTTTATTTTCCGGGCCTTTGGCGACCGCTTTGCGATCGTCGGCCTGATTATTATGGGTATCATCCTGACCTTGGACAGCGTGAACCTGTTTGTGGCCATGTTTACCATGCACCCTCTGGCCATGTTCCGCAAGGCGGACATCCCCCGCAAATTTTTCCCGGCCGCTTCTTTTGCCGGCTGTGTGGGCGTACCATGA
- a CDS encoding metal ABC transporter permease, whose product MAALIEKLVQYWAYPFVRYALAVGVLVALCASLLGVTLVLRRFSFIGDGLSHVAFGAMSVASVLNLTSDMPLVMGVTVLCAVLLLGTGRSARVKGDAAMAMLSVGALAVGYLVMNVFSASANLSGDVCTTLFGSTSILTLTETEVWLCVILSVLVVLLFLFFYHKIFAVTFDESFASATGTRAKRYNLILAVVTAVVIVMAMNLVGSLLISALVIFPAMSAMRLFKSFRAVTLCAAVFSVCCTAAGILTSILAGTPVGSTIVAVQILLFALCSLAARIGRR is encoded by the coding sequence TTGGCGGCGCTGATTGAGAAGCTGGTCCAGTACTGGGCTTATCCCTTTGTGCGGTACGCCCTTGCGGTGGGGGTGCTGGTGGCCCTGTGCGCCTCCCTGCTGGGGGTGACCCTGGTCCTCAGGCGATTTTCCTTTATCGGAGACGGCTTGTCCCATGTGGCCTTTGGCGCCATGTCGGTGGCATCCGTTTTGAATCTGACTTCCGACATGCCCCTGGTCATGGGTGTCACCGTGCTGTGCGCCGTCCTGCTGCTGGGCACGGGCCGCAGCGCCAGGGTCAAGGGCGACGCCGCCATGGCCATGCTCTCGGTGGGCGCCTTGGCGGTAGGCTACCTGGTGATGAACGTGTTTTCCGCCTCCGCAAATCTGTCCGGAGACGTGTGTACGACTTTGTTCGGCTCCACATCCATCCTCACCCTCACGGAAACAGAGGTATGGCTGTGCGTGATCCTGTCGGTTTTGGTCGTGCTTTTGTTTCTCTTCTTTTATCACAAGATCTTTGCCGTCACCTTTGACGAGAGCTTTGCCTCCGCCACCGGAACCAGGGCGAAGCGATACAACCTGATCCTTGCCGTGGTGACGGCGGTGGTCATCGTAATGGCCATGAATCTGGTGGGATCTCTGCTGATTTCGGCTCTAGTGATCTTTCCGGCCATGTCCGCCATGCGGCTGTTCAAAAGCTTCCGCGCCGTCACGCTCTGCGCCGCCGTTTTCTCTGTCTGCTGCACTGCCGCCGGGATCCTCACGTCTATTCTGGCGGGCACACCAGTGGGATCCACCATCGTTGCCGTGCAGATCCTGCTCTTTGCCCTTTGTTCTCTGGCCGCACGGATCGGAAGGAGGTAA
- a CDS encoding ABC transporter substrate-binding protein, with the protein MKKTKRFLALLLSAMMLLALAACGGGGDTAPAGDSDGGEAQASGSNELTVYTAFPEAEVAYYFNAFEEATGIKVNALRLSAGEMLTRVAAEKDNPQAALMFGGSTDNYIAAVDQGLLEPYQSPELENAPETYIDPTGTWNPIYVGAIAFACNKEWFAEKGYDYPTSWDDLLDPKYENMVIMAHPATSGTAYTVLATLIQLKGEDAVWDYLKELDKNMSQYTKSGANAPNSVALGEAAIALTFSHDGLQPTVEGYPIELSFPTDGTGYEVGAMALIKGGPADQQENAKKFIDFMCSAEGQNLYAENNSFRVPVNTQATPAEGLVTLDSVAVIDYDAVWAAENKTAFTEQFEANIAGAPAE; encoded by the coding sequence ATGAAAAAAACGAAGCGCTTTTTGGCACTGCTCCTCTCTGCGATGATGCTGCTGGCCCTGGCTGCCTGCGGAGGCGGCGGAGACACGGCGCCTGCCGGCGACAGCGACGGCGGCGAGGCACAGGCCTCCGGCAGCAATGAGCTGACCGTCTACACCGCGTTCCCCGAGGCCGAGGTGGCCTACTACTTCAACGCCTTTGAGGAGGCAACCGGCATCAAGGTCAACGCCCTGCGCCTGTCCGCCGGTGAAATGCTCACCCGCGTGGCGGCTGAGAAGGACAATCCTCAGGCTGCGCTGATGTTCGGCGGTTCCACCGACAACTACATCGCCGCTGTGGACCAGGGCCTGCTGGAGCCCTATCAGTCTCCGGAGCTGGAAAACGCCCCTGAGACCTACATCGACCCCACCGGCACCTGGAACCCCATCTATGTGGGCGCCATCGCCTTTGCCTGCAACAAGGAGTGGTTTGCCGAGAAGGGCTACGACTATCCCACCAGCTGGGACGACCTGCTGGATCCCAAGTATGAGAACATGGTCATCATGGCCCACCCCGCCACCTCCGGCACCGCCTACACCGTGCTGGCCACGCTGATCCAGCTCAAGGGCGAGGACGCTGTGTGGGATTACCTGAAGGAACTGGACAAGAACATGTCCCAGTACACCAAATCCGGCGCCAACGCCCCCAACTCCGTGGCGCTGGGCGAGGCTGCCATTGCTCTGACCTTCTCTCACGACGGCCTGCAGCCCACCGTGGAGGGCTATCCCATCGAGCTGAGCTTCCCCACTGACGGCACCGGTTACGAGGTGGGCGCCATGGCTCTGATCAAGGGCGGCCCCGCCGATCAGCAGGAGAACGCCAAGAAGTTCATCGACTTCATGTGCTCCGCTGAGGGTCAGAACCTGTACGCCGAGAACAACTCCTTCCGGGTGCCCGTCAACACCCAGGCCACCCCGGCCGAGGGCCTGGTGACCCTGGACTCTGTGGCCGTCATCGACTATGACGCCGTCTGGGCCGCCGAGAACAAGACCGCCTTCACCGAGCAGTTCGAGGCCAACATCGCCGGCGCTCCCGCGGAATAA
- a CDS encoding ABC transporter ATP-binding protein, translated as MIQMNCQGLTLGYDSVLVRDLSFTIHAGDYLYILGENGTGKSTLMRTILGLLPPLEGSVVLGGGVLPAEIGYLPQQTQAQRDFPATVWEVALSGCQGRCGLRPFYTRAEKDLARQSLRRMDMERLSGRCYRELSGGQQQRVLLARALCAAQKMLLLDEPVSGLDPSASRELYQVISQLNKHDGVTILMISHDVQAALCHASHILCLGEQVFFGPRDAFVRSAPGQRYLKQRGGVCLGGAD; from the coding sequence ATGATCCAGATGAACTGCCAGGGCCTGACCCTGGGCTATGATTCCGTCCTGGTCCGGGATCTGAGCTTTACCATCCACGCCGGAGACTATCTGTACATCCTGGGGGAGAACGGAACGGGGAAATCCACACTGATGCGGACCATCCTGGGCCTTCTGCCCCCCTTGGAGGGGTCCGTGGTCCTGGGCGGAGGCGTGCTCCCCGCTGAAATCGGCTATCTGCCCCAGCAGACCCAAGCCCAGCGGGACTTTCCCGCCACAGTTTGGGAGGTGGCCCTTTCCGGCTGTCAGGGCCGGTGCGGCCTGCGCCCCTTTTACACCCGGGCGGAAAAGGACCTGGCCCGGCAGTCCCTCCGGCGTATGGATATGGAGCGTCTTTCCGGGCGCTGTTATCGGGAGCTGTCGGGAGGCCAGCAGCAGCGGGTGCTGCTGGCCCGGGCTCTTTGCGCGGCCCAAAAAATGCTGCTGCTGGACGAGCCGGTATCCGGCCTGGATCCGTCCGCCAGCCGGGAGCTGTATCAGGTGATCTCCCAGCTTAACAAACACGACGGCGTCACGATCCTTATGATCTCCCACGACGTGCAGGCCGCGCTTTGTCACGCCAGCCATATTCTCTGTCTGGGGGAGCAGGTGTTTTTTGGCCCCCGGGACGCCTTTGTCCGGTCCGCACCCGGCCAAAGGTATTTGAAGCAGAGAGGAGGGGTCTGCCTTGGCGGCGCTGATTGA
- a CDS encoding TetR family transcriptional regulator → MPVNVKGMIADTFMQLSREKNVDKITVKDLVERCGISRQTFYYHFQDLLEVIEWSMQQAFQTLLTRSLSSDDPEAVLRDFISASAEADVLLQKLLHSQRREQIEGIMVRSVRTYLQELLRSKGARNNLSYEDTEIALSFCACGIVGLLLEYGGICPWRSRRPSAITIYQRKPLRGDGANVSQGRDFFRQAPGAGAAAAADGSAVPPV, encoded by the coding sequence ATGCCGGTGAATGTCAAAGGGATGATCGCCGATACGTTCATGCAGCTGTCCCGGGAGAAAAATGTGGACAAGATCACAGTCAAGGACCTGGTGGAACGGTGCGGCATTTCCCGGCAGACCTTTTACTATCACTTCCAGGACCTTCTGGAGGTCATCGAGTGGTCCATGCAGCAGGCCTTTCAGACCCTGCTGACACGCAGCCTGTCCTCCGACGACCCGGAGGCGGTCCTCCGGGACTTCATCTCCGCCTCCGCCGAGGCGGACGTGCTGCTGCAAAAGCTGCTGCATTCTCAGCGTCGGGAGCAGATTGAGGGGATCATGGTGCGCTCTGTCCGGACCTACCTCCAGGAGCTGCTGCGCAGCAAGGGGGCCCGGAACAATCTCTCCTATGAGGACACAGAGATCGCCCTGAGCTTCTGCGCCTGCGGTATCGTGGGGCTGCTGCTGGAATACGGCGGGATCTGCCCATGGCGGTCCCGCCGTCCGTCTGCTATAACCATATATCAAAGGAAGCCGCTGAGAGGAGATGGGGCCAACGTATCCCAAGGAAGAGATTTTTTCCGGCAAGCTCCGGGAGCTGGCGCGGCAGCAGCAGCAGACGGCAGCGCAGTTCCGCCGGTATGA
- a CDS encoding iron ABC transporter permease, with amino-acid sequence MANSPGTGGKSAARLKKRNETKMILRQPVLLIAVLATIALLVLFVIFPLAKVLLFSVTDESGAVSLASLKQLFTTTRYLKTFGRTMALGVVVAVISTFIGYIFAFTITRTNVPCKGFLKTIATLPILSPPFILSLSIIFLFGKQGLITKELLGITGNNVYGMGSLVVVQVISFFPIAYMTLSGILSSIDASVEDAACNMGASRWHTFWTVTFPLSLPGIISGCLLVFIQSLEDFSNPATIGGDFTTLSVEVYQIINGSYDMRKGSALALLMLVPAMVAFLLNKYWVNKKSFVTVTGKPTQARKLMDEAHIKWPLFIFCMLVAAVIILFYGTVVFGSFVQTWGYNYSLTLDQYSRALQQGWDSLKNSMILGLVAALLGGLLGMVIAYITAKRNYYGKRFIEVSSVLMFAVPGTVLGIAYILAFNTGFLVLTGTAAILVIVFVFRNMPVAIESGTTTLLQIDNSIEEASTILGAGSGYSFRRITLPMLRNAFFSGIVYSFVKAITAVSAVIFLVSPRWNLVTSKIYTLFDQAKYSQAAAFVTMMVVILLVFIGIFNGLINLLLAPRSRVPKGVGANPEKTEETK; translated from the coding sequence ATGGCAAATTCTCCCGGAACGGGCGGAAAGAGTGCCGCCCGTCTGAAAAAGCGCAATGAGACGAAAATGATTCTGCGCCAGCCGGTGCTGCTGATCGCCGTATTGGCCACCATTGCCCTTCTGGTGCTTTTCGTCATCTTCCCCCTGGCCAAGGTGCTGCTCTTCAGCGTCACGGATGAGTCCGGCGCGGTCTCCCTGGCCTCCCTGAAGCAGCTGTTCACCACCACCCGGTATCTCAAGACCTTCGGCCGCACCATGGCCCTGGGCGTGGTGGTGGCGGTGATCTCCACCTTTATCGGCTATATTTTCGCTTTCACCATCACCCGCACCAACGTGCCCTGCAAGGGCTTTCTCAAAACCATTGCCACACTGCCCATCCTGTCCCCGCCCTTCATTTTGTCCCTGTCCATCATTTTCCTCTTTGGCAAGCAGGGGCTCATCACCAAGGAGCTGCTGGGGATCACGGGCAATAACGTCTACGGTATGGGCAGTCTGGTGGTGGTGCAGGTCATCAGCTTCTTCCCCATCGCCTACATGACCCTATCCGGCATTCTCTCCTCCATTGACGCCTCGGTGGAGGACGCCGCCTGCAACATGGGCGCGAGCCGGTGGCATACCTTCTGGACGGTGACCTTCCCCCTGTCCCTGCCGGGCATCATCTCCGGGTGCCTGCTGGTGTTCATCCAGTCCCTGGAGGACTTCTCCAACCCCGCCACCATCGGCGGCGACTTCACCACCCTCTCCGTGGAGGTCTACCAGATCATCAACGGCAGCTACGATATGCGCAAGGGCTCCGCCCTGGCCCTTTTGATGCTGGTGCCTGCCATGGTGGCCTTTTTGCTGAACAAGTACTGGGTCAACAAGAAGAGCTTCGTCACCGTCACCGGCAAGCCCACTCAGGCCCGCAAGCTGATGGACGAGGCCCACATCAAGTGGCCCCTGTTCATCTTCTGTATGCTGGTGGCTGCCGTCATCATTCTCTTTTACGGCACCGTGGTCTTCGGCTCCTTTGTCCAGACGTGGGGCTACAACTACTCCCTGACCCTGGACCAGTACAGCCGGGCCCTGCAGCAGGGCTGGGACAGCCTGAAAAACTCCATGATCCTGGGTCTTGTGGCCGCGCTGCTGGGCGGACTTCTGGGCATGGTCATCGCCTACATCACCGCCAAGCGCAATTACTACGGCAAGCGGTTCATCGAGGTGTCCTCCGTGCTGATGTTCGCGGTTCCCGGCACCGTGCTGGGCATCGCCTATATCCTGGCCTTCAACACCGGCTTCCTGGTGCTGACCGGCACCGCCGCCATTCTGGTGATCGTGTTCGTGTTCCGCAACATGCCGGTGGCCATCGAGTCTGGTACCACCACGCTGCTGCAGATCGACAACTCCATTGAGGAGGCCTCCACCATCCTGGGCGCCGGCAGCGGCTACTCCTTCCGCCGCATCACGCTGCCTATGCTGCGCAATGCCTTTTTCTCCGGTATCGTGTACTCCTTTGTGAAGGCCATCACCGCCGTCAGCGCGGTCATCTTCTTGGTCTCGCCCCGGTGGAACCTGGTCACCAGCAAGATCTATACCCTGTTCGACCAGGCCAAGTACAGCCAGGCGGCGGCCTTCGTCACCATGATGGTGGTCATTCTGCTGGTATTCATCGGCATCTTCAACGGCCTGATCAACCTGCTGCTGGCACCGCGGTCCCGGGTGCCCAAGGGCGTCGGCGCAAACCCTGAGAAAACGGAGGAAACGAAATGA
- a CDS encoding TRAP transporter large permease subunit, translated as MTAPFTPSIQNATPTVYLGTTVAAATVPGMISTVLKLTLCTAYVMWVVKRAKNRGEHFEELEGENAAAEVTREAAGPSVLASVLPMLVILVVLNVVKQPIVTSLLAGVVAAFIFYFKHMPHSLKEISAEVQGSVFAGLKTISITAAAAGYGAVVAATPAFQEITDFVLNLDGNPLLIAGIATMLMAGVMNSSSGSMAIVCPILGERFLAMGVNAEALHRVIVEASSTLDSTPQSGFMCNILNHSHTTHRQGYWHVCVVSVIAPIVETLLLIPLCALFGLA; from the coding sequence ATGACCGCCCCCTTCACGCCCTCCATCCAGAACGCCACGCCCACCGTCTACCTGGGTACCACAGTGGCCGCAGCAACAGTTCCGGGCATGATCTCCACGGTGCTGAAGCTGACCCTTTGCACGGCCTATGTGATGTGGGTGGTCAAGCGGGCCAAGAACCGCGGCGAACACTTTGAGGAACTGGAGGGGGAGAACGCCGCGGCAGAAGTGACGAGAGAAGCCGCCGGCCCCTCTGTGCTGGCCTCTGTCCTGCCGATGCTGGTCATCCTGGTGGTGCTGAATGTGGTCAAGCAGCCCATCGTTACCTCTCTGCTGGCCGGGGTGGTGGCCGCCTTCATCTTTTACTTCAAGCACATGCCTCACAGCCTGAAGGAGATCAGCGCCGAGGTGCAGGGCAGTGTCTTTGCGGGATTAAAGACCATCTCCATCACCGCCGCTGCCGCGGGCTACGGCGCGGTGGTGGCTGCGACCCCCGCCTTCCAGGAGATCACGGATTTCGTGCTGAACCTGGATGGGAACCCTCTGCTGATCGCCGGCATTGCGACCATGCTCATGGCAGGCGTCATGAACTCCTCCTCCGGCAGCATGGCGATTGTCTGTCCCATCCTGGGCGAGCGGTTCCTGGCTATGGGCGTCAACGCCGAGGCACTGCACCGGGTGATCGTGGAGGCCTCCAGCACCCTGGATTCTACCCCCCAGAGCGGCTTTATGTGCAATATCCTCAACCACAGCCATACCACGCACCGGCAGGGCTACTGGCACGTGTGCGTGGTGTCGGTCATCGCGCCTATCGTGGAGACGCTGCTGCTGATCCCGCTGTGCGCCTTGTTCGGACTGGCGTAA
- the ftsH gene encoding ATP-dependent zinc metalloprotease FtsH, producing MNEVKSPKKPLLYYYGIVLLVLMLFNFLAMPWLAQRQVREVDYGTFMTMTEEKQIGQVEVQESQILFTDKDSGQIYKTGVMDDPDLIYRLKDSGAVFASEIVEQMSPFLSFLLSWLLPILIFVGLGQLMSRRMMNKAGGPNSMMFGAGRSSAKIYVKSAEGIKFSDVAGEDEAKESLTEIVEYLHNPGKYREIGASMPKGILLVGPPGTGKTMLAKAVAGEASVPFFSISGSEFVEMFVGMGASKVRDLFRQAKEKAPCIVFIDEIDAIGKKRDGQMGGNDEREQTLNQLLTEMDGFEGNTGVIILAATNRPESLDPALTRPGRFDRRVPVELPDLKGREEILKVHAKKIKVADDVDFRQIARMASGASGAELANIINEAALRAVRDGRRFATQSDLEESIEVVIAGYQKKNAILTDKEKWTVAYHEIGHALVAAKQNHSAPVQKITIIPRTSGALGYTMQVEEGNHYLMTKEEIENKIATYTGGRAAEEVVFGTISTGASNDIEQATKLARAMITRYGMSRDFDMVALETVHNQYLGGDASLTCSGETAAEVDRQVVDLVKKQHEKAASILLENREKLDELAKFLYEKETITGEEFMQILNK from the coding sequence ATGAACGAAGTGAAGTCACCCAAAAAGCCTCTGCTGTACTATTACGGCATCGTACTGCTGGTACTGATGCTCTTCAACTTTCTGGCCATGCCCTGGCTGGCCCAGCGGCAGGTGCGGGAGGTGGACTACGGCACCTTTATGACCATGACCGAGGAAAAGCAGATCGGCCAGGTGGAGGTGCAGGAGAGTCAGATCCTTTTCACCGACAAGGACAGCGGCCAGATCTACAAGACCGGCGTCATGGACGATCCGGACCTGATCTACCGGCTGAAGGACTCCGGCGCGGTGTTTGCCAGCGAGATCGTGGAGCAGATGTCCCCCTTCCTCTCCTTCCTGCTGAGCTGGCTGCTGCCCATCCTGATCTTCGTGGGGCTGGGGCAGCTGATGTCCCGGCGGATGATGAACAAGGCCGGCGGCCCCAACTCCATGATGTTCGGCGCGGGCCGCTCCAGCGCCAAGATCTACGTAAAATCCGCCGAGGGCATCAAGTTCTCCGACGTGGCCGGTGAGGACGAGGCCAAGGAGAGCCTCACCGAGATCGTGGAATACCTCCACAACCCCGGCAAGTACAGGGAGATCGGCGCTTCCATGCCCAAGGGCATTTTGCTGGTGGGCCCTCCGGGCACCGGCAAGACCATGCTGGCCAAGGCCGTGGCCGGCGAGGCCAGCGTCCCCTTCTTCTCCATCTCCGGCTCCGAGTTTGTGGAGATGTTCGTGGGCATGGGCGCCAGCAAGGTCCGGGACCTGTTCCGCCAGGCCAAGGAGAAGGCCCCCTGCATCGTCTTTATCGATGAGATCGACGCCATCGGCAAAAAGCGGGACGGCCAGATGGGCGGCAACGACGAGCGGGAGCAAACGTTGAACCAGCTGCTCACCGAGATGGACGGCTTTGAGGGCAACACCGGCGTCATCATCCTGGCCGCCACCAACCGTCCCGAGTCCCTGGATCCGGCCCTGACTCGTCCCGGCCGCTTCGACCGCCGGGTGCCGGTGGAGCTGCCGGACCTGAAGGGCCGGGAGGAGATCTTAAAGGTCCACGCCAAAAAGATCAAAGTGGCGGACGACGTGGATTTCCGCCAGATCGCCCGGATGGCCTCCGGCGCCTCCGGCGCGGAGCTGGCCAACATCATCAACGAAGCGGCCCTGCGGGCTGTCCGGGACGGGCGGCGCTTTGCCACCCAGTCCGATCTGGAGGAGAGCATCGAGGTGGTCATCGCCGGCTACCAGAAGAAAAACGCCATCCTCACGGACAAGGAGAAGTGGACCGTGGCCTACCACGAGATCGGCCATGCCCTGGTGGCCGCCAAGCAGAACCACTCCGCCCCGGTCCAGAAGATCACCATTATCCCCCGGACCTCCGGTGCCCTGGGCTACACCATGCAGGTGGAGGAGGGCAACCACTACCTGATGACCAAGGAGGAGATCGAAAACAAGATCGCCACCTACACCGGCGGCCGCGCAGCGGAGGAAGTGGTGTTTGGCACCATCTCCACCGGCGCCTCCAACGACATTGAACAGGCCACCAAACTGGCCCGGGCCATGATCACCCGGTATGGCATGAGCCGGGACTTCGACATGGTGGCCCTGGAGACGGTACACAACCAGTACCTGGGCGGCGACGCCTCCCTGACCTGCTCCGGCGAGACTGCGGCGGAGGTGGACCGGCAGGTGGTGGACCTGGTGAAAAAGCAGCATGAAAAGGCGGCGTCCATCCTGCTGGAGAACCGGGAGAAGCTGGACGAGCTGGCCAAATTCCTCTACGAAAAGGAAACCATTACCGGCGAGGAGTTCATGCAGATCCTGAACAAGTAA
- a CDS encoding acyclic terpene utilization AtuA family protein, producing MKVQTCSEQLIYEIRAPACYYTPDCVADFFNVSSEQVGKDRVRVSGAAGRPRTDTLEASVGYKDGYIGSCGLSFGGPKCFERTVLAVQTVEKISETYYHPAEHRVDIIGYNSLYPRDLSEGFPGGTEPLELRLRVAERDADKETLTMIFNEVDAFTIDRPANCGGMERHITELVAVLSVLFPREDIETSYVEEVL from the coding sequence GTGAAGGTGCAGACCTGCTCCGAGCAGCTGATCTATGAGATCCGTGCTCCGGCCTGCTATTATACTCCCGACTGCGTGGCGGACTTTTTCAACGTCTCCTCTGAGCAGGTTGGAAAAGACCGCGTCCGGGTAAGCGGCGCCGCGGGTCGTCCCCGGACTGACACGCTGGAGGCGAGCGTGGGATACAAGGACGGCTACATCGGCAGCTGCGGACTGAGCTTCGGCGGACCCAAGTGCTTTGAGCGCACTGTGCTGGCGGTGCAGACGGTGGAGAAGATCAGCGAGACCTACTATCATCCCGCCGAGCATCGGGTGGACATCATCGGCTACAACTCCCTGTATCCCAGGGATCTGTCCGAGGGCTTCCCCGGCGGCACCGAGCCGCTGGAACTGCGGCTGCGGGTTGCCGAGCGCGACGCCGACAAGGAGACGCTCACCATGATCTTCAACGAGGTGGATGCTTTTACCATCGACAGGCCCGCCAACTGCGGCGGAATGGAGCGCCACATTACAGAGCTGGTGGCCGTGCTGTCCGTTCTGTTCCCCCGTGAGGACATTGAAACCTCTTATGTGGAGGAGGTCCTGTAA
- a CDS encoding zinc ABC transporter substrate-binding protein, which translates to MKKIVCMSLSLALAMGALTGCQTPSASKSSGEKLRIVTTIFPEYDWVREILGDQADRVELTMLLDDGVDLHSFQPTADDMVVISNCDLFLYTGGESDDWVEDALTNSANPNRATMDLMDILGDAVKAEEMVEGMQETEHHHSHEEDHEEDHDHEEDHDHEEHDHDDEHIWLSLRNAAVLCGAIADTLGAIDHEHQTTYAENAAAYIQKLIDLDGRYQAAVDASSTRTLLFADRFPFRYLVDDYGLTYYAAFSGCSAETEASFETVVFLAGKADELSLPCVLTIEGTTHGIAETVVGNTSGKNQEILTLDSMQSVTAADVAAGASYLSIMEQNLETLKAALR; encoded by the coding sequence ATGAAAAAAATAGTCTGCATGTCCCTTTCTCTCGCGCTGGCAATGGGAGCGCTGACCGGCTGTCAAACCCCTTCCGCTTCCAAAAGCAGCGGTGAAAAGCTGCGGATCGTCACCACCATCTTTCCCGAATATGACTGGGTCCGGGAAATTCTAGGGGATCAGGCCGACCGCGTGGAACTCACCATGCTCCTGGATGACGGCGTGGATCTCCACAGCTTTCAGCCCACGGCCGACGACATGGTGGTTATCTCCAACTGCGACCTGTTCCTCTATACAGGGGGAGAGTCGGACGACTGGGTGGAGGACGCTTTGACCAACTCCGCCAACCCCAACCGGGCAACAATGGATCTGATGGACATTCTGGGGGACGCTGTAAAAGCAGAGGAGATGGTTGAAGGGATGCAGGAAACCGAGCATCATCACAGCCATGAGGAGGACCACGAGGAAGACCACGATCATGAAGAAGACCATGATCACGAGGAACACGACCATGATGACGAGCACATCTGGCTCTCCCTGCGGAACGCCGCTGTGCTCTGCGGCGCCATTGCCGATACTCTGGGAGCCATTGACCACGAGCATCAGACCACCTACGCAGAAAATGCCGCCGCATACATTCAAAAACTGATCGACCTTGATGGGCGGTATCAGGCTGCTGTGGACGCCTCTTCCACCCGCACGCTGCTCTTTGCCGACCGTTTTCCGTTCCGGTATCTGGTAGACGACTACGGGCTCACTTACTATGCGGCATTTTCCGGCTGCTCGGCGGAAACGGAGGCCAGCTTTGAAACGGTGGTCTTCCTGGCCGGCAAGGCGGACGAGCTGTCGCTGCCCTGCGTGCTGACCATCGAGGGGACTACCCACGGCATTGCCGAGACGGTGGTCGGCAATACCAGCGGGAAGAACCAGGAGATTCTCACGCTGGATTCCATGCAGTCGGTGACAGCCGCCGATGTTGCGGCCGGAGCCAGCTACCTCTCCATTATGGAACAAAACCTGGAAACCCTGAAGGCTGCGCTGCGCTGA